One region of ANME-2 cluster archaeon genomic DNA includes:
- a CDS encoding UPF0175 family protein: protein METVTTRLSEDEVSKLDWLARFQHTNRSQILRKVIDEGLEEELIEQALQLYQKGDISLWKAAELAGKSLSRMMDEAHRRKIPHQYSIDDFLQDIDTLERIG, encoded by the coding sequence ATGGAAACGGTAACAACTCGCCTATCAGAAGATGAAGTATCAAAACTGGATTGGTTGGCTAGATTTCAGCATACCAACAGGTCTCAGATATTGAGAAAAGTGATTGATGAAGGCCTTGAAGAAGAACTTATTGAGCAGGCACTGCAGCTTTATCAGAAAGGGGATATATCACTATGGAAAGCAGCAGAGCTGGCTGGTAAAAGTCTTTCGAGAATGATGGATGAAGCGCATAGGCGAAAGATTCCTCACCAATACTCCATAGATGACTTTTTACAGGATATAGATACGCTGGAGCGTATTGGATGA